Proteins encoded together in one Kutzneria kofuensis window:
- a CDS encoding FAD/NAD(P)-binding protein, translating into MRICIIGAGPRGTSVLERIIANRAPGVPVAVHVIDPYPPGAGSVWRISQSGTLLMNTVASQVSLYTDDSVPLEGPVVPGPSLYEWACGVGDEYPEHVRAEAADLGPDTYPSRALYGHYLEWVFTQLLDGEVDVTVHRGTAVAVDDQPDGRQTVRLKNGSTVDDLDAVVLALGHGPVVLTAEETTLRDFAAERGLTYIPPSNPADLDLSRIEAGEKVALRGLGLNFFDYLALFTEGRGGRYERTEDGLVYHPSGLEPALYAGSRRGVPHHARGENQKGQVGRHQPAFLTPSVIERLRKSGRVRFMRDVWPLIDKEARAVYYATLLADRLTPAQVAEFSRLYVEALRDGLDDSELLARFGVVAEELWNWERIAKPYGEKAFADQADYQRWLLGYLRSDAREAKRGNVSSPLKAALDTLRDLRNEIRMVVDHGGITGGSYRDELARWYTPFNAFLSIGPPLRRIEEMTALLEAGVLRVLGPGVRVGLGETFMVDATSVPAPPIAVTTLIEARIPDVDLNRSANPLLRYLKVTGQCRSFHIPDEGSESFESGGVAVTARPYHVIDATNRPHPARFAYGVPTEYVHWVTAAGIRPGVGSVTLEDSDAIARAALAVRTMPVAVVGRLA; encoded by the coding sequence GTGAGGATCTGCATCATCGGGGCCGGTCCGCGCGGCACGTCCGTGCTGGAACGGATCATCGCCAACCGGGCGCCGGGCGTGCCGGTCGCGGTGCACGTGATCGACCCGTACCCGCCTGGCGCGGGCAGTGTGTGGCGGATCAGCCAGTCCGGCACGCTGCTGATGAACACCGTTGCGTCGCAGGTCAGCCTGTACACGGACGACAGCGTCCCGCTGGAGGGCCCGGTCGTGCCGGGGCCGAGCCTGTACGAGTGGGCTTGCGGTGTGGGCGACGAGTATCCGGAGCACGTGCGGGCCGAGGCCGCTGATCTCGGGCCGGACACGTATCCGAGCCGCGCGTTGTACGGCCACTACCTGGAGTGGGTGTTCACGCAGCTTCTTGACGGCGAGGTCGACGTGACGGTGCACCGGGGCACCGCCGTGGCCGTCGACGACCAGCCTGATGGCCGGCAGACCGTGCGGTTGAAGAACGGGTCCACTGTGGACGATCTCGACGCCGTGGTGTTGGCGTTGGGGCATGGGCCGGTCGTGCTGACCGCCGAGGAGACCACGCTGCGGGACTTCGCGGCGGAGCGGGGGCTGACTTACATTCCGCCGAGCAACCCGGCGGACCTGGACCTGTCCCGGATCGAGGCGGGGGAGAAGGTGGCGCTGCGCGGGCTGGGGCTGAACTTCTTCGACTACCTGGCGCTGTTCACCGAGGGCCGCGGTGGCCGCTACGAGCGCACCGAGGACGGGCTGGTGTACCACCCTTCCGGTCTGGAACCCGCGCTGTATGCCGGATCCCGGCGTGGCGTCCCGCACCACGCCCGTGGCGAGAACCAGAAGGGTCAGGTCGGTCGGCACCAGCCGGCCTTCCTCACCCCGTCGGTGATCGAGCGGCTGCGAAAGTCCGGTCGGGTGCGGTTCATGCGTGACGTGTGGCCGTTGATCGACAAGGAAGCCCGGGCCGTCTACTACGCCACGCTGCTGGCCGACCGGCTGACTCCGGCGCAGGTTGCGGAGTTCTCCCGGCTGTACGTGGAAGCTCTTCGCGACGGCCTGGACGATTCCGAGCTGCTGGCTCGATTCGGCGTGGTGGCGGAAGAACTCTGGAACTGGGAGCGGATCGCCAAGCCGTACGGCGAGAAGGCGTTCGCCGACCAGGCCGACTACCAGCGCTGGCTGCTCGGCTACCTGCGCTCCGACGCGCGGGAGGCCAAGCGCGGCAACGTGTCCAGCCCGTTGAAGGCGGCACTGGACACGCTTCGGGACCTGCGCAACGAGATCCGGATGGTCGTCGACCACGGCGGCATCACCGGCGGCTCCTACCGTGACGAACTCGCCCGCTGGTACACGCCGTTCAACGCCTTCCTGTCCATCGGGCCGCCGCTGCGCCGGATCGAGGAGATGACCGCGCTGCTGGAGGCCGGCGTGCTGCGCGTGCTCGGCCCCGGTGTTCGGGTCGGCCTGGGCGAGACGTTCATGGTCGACGCGACCTCCGTGCCGGCTCCGCCGATCGCCGTCACCACGCTCATCGAGGCCCGGATCCCCGACGTCGACCTCAACCGCAGCGCCAATCCGCTGCTGCGGTACCTCAAGGTCACCGGGCAGTGCCGTTCCTTCCACATCCCCGACGAGGGCTCCGAGTCGTTCGAGAGCGGCGGCGTCGCCGTCACCGCTCGCCCGTATCACGTGATCGACGCCACCAACCGGCCCCATCCCGCTCGGTTCGCCTACGGCGTGCCCACCGAGTACGTTCACTGGGTGACCGCCGCCGGTATCCGTCCCGGCGTCGGCTCGGTGACGCTGGAGGATTCCGACGCCATCGCGCGCGCCGCGCTGGCCGTGCGGACGATGCCGGTGGCGGTGGTTGGGAGGCTGGCGTGA
- a CDS encoding class I adenylate-forming enzyme family protein: protein MITKEERARINADTELGAGNVLHRIKAYGRPLDEPVLWTDGTWQAPDGSRPEVLTLGELYEIVETYAGFYASKGIKPRDVVGVLTASSTEFAINFMAVNSLGAIPSFANAKLRPEIAREYIRRQGASGAVTDAERHETLAQSGELGFVVTADDVRPEHREHLPKTGWPYRHDKTDPIIISHSSGTTGMPKAVPHTHETLLYAQLHRLKLSVGGSMGRLLVALPGNHNAAMSVMMFGLLLGSPVMMLSSQRGEDVLDAVQKFKPTTVFGFSGTYAQMATADLSQWDTSSIEAYYNTGDAAHEAHIRVLVGLGSHEEIGPDLKPHRVPGSVFTDGLGSSETGYSIFHNGHKPGSASFGRCIGKPMSFAQAAVLSEDGRPLPPGEIGRLGVKSPTLTPGYWNDSITWHRLRLGGYWLTGDLSYQDEEGNFYHLDRVPDAIRTKDGIVFSTRTEELLLANRPELVDCTVTAIVEDGVQADWDGDGIGEAYVLLQFAGAEDPAEDLTAWVNEVLAQHGFPPVTRALRMDYTDVTVGVTGKVLKRVMRERAKELVARAEGK from the coding sequence GTGATTACCAAGGAAGAGCGCGCCCGGATCAACGCGGACACCGAGCTCGGCGCCGGCAACGTGCTGCACCGGATCAAGGCGTACGGGCGGCCGCTCGACGAGCCGGTGCTGTGGACCGACGGCACCTGGCAGGCCCCCGACGGCAGCCGGCCCGAGGTCCTCACCCTCGGCGAGCTGTACGAGATCGTCGAGACCTACGCCGGTTTCTACGCCAGCAAGGGCATCAAGCCCCGCGACGTGGTCGGCGTGCTCACCGCGTCCAGCACCGAGTTCGCGATCAACTTCATGGCGGTGAACTCGCTCGGCGCGATCCCGTCCTTCGCCAACGCCAAGCTGCGTCCCGAGATCGCCCGCGAGTACATCCGGCGGCAGGGCGCCTCCGGCGCGGTCACCGACGCCGAGCGGCACGAAACCCTGGCCCAGAGCGGGGAACTCGGCTTCGTGGTCACGGCGGACGACGTCAGGCCGGAGCACCGCGAGCACCTGCCGAAGACCGGCTGGCCGTACCGGCACGACAAGACCGACCCGATCATCATCTCGCACTCCTCCGGCACCACGGGCATGCCCAAGGCCGTGCCGCACACCCACGAGACGCTGCTGTACGCCCAGCTGCACCGGCTCAAGCTGTCCGTCGGCGGCTCGATGGGCCGGCTGCTGGTCGCGTTGCCGGGCAACCACAACGCCGCCATGTCGGTGATGATGTTCGGCCTGCTGCTCGGCTCGCCGGTGATGATGCTGTCCAGCCAGCGCGGCGAGGACGTGCTCGACGCCGTGCAGAAGTTCAAGCCCACCACGGTCTTCGGCTTCTCCGGCACGTACGCGCAGATGGCCACGGCCGATCTGTCCCAGTGGGACACTTCCAGCATCGAGGCGTACTACAACACCGGCGACGCGGCCCACGAGGCGCACATCCGGGTGTTGGTGGGGCTGGGCAGCCACGAGGAGATCGGCCCCGACCTCAAGCCGCACCGCGTGCCCGGCTCGGTGTTCACCGACGGCCTCGGCTCCTCGGAGACCGGCTACTCCATCTTCCACAACGGGCACAAGCCCGGCAGCGCCTCGTTCGGCCGCTGCATCGGCAAGCCGATGAGCTTCGCCCAGGCGGCCGTGCTGTCCGAGGACGGCCGCCCGCTGCCGCCCGGCGAGATCGGCCGGCTCGGCGTCAAGTCCCCGACACTGACGCCCGGGTACTGGAACGACTCCATCACCTGGCACCGGCTGCGGCTGGGCGGCTACTGGCTCACCGGCGACCTGTCGTACCAGGACGAGGAGGGCAACTTCTACCACCTCGACCGGGTCCCGGACGCCATCCGCACCAAGGACGGCATCGTCTTCAGCACCCGCACCGAGGAACTGCTGCTGGCCAACCGGCCGGAACTCGTCGACTGCACCGTGACGGCGATCGTCGAGGACGGCGTGCAGGCCGACTGGGACGGCGACGGCATCGGCGAGGCCTACGTGTTGTTGCAGTTCGCGGGGGCCGAGGACCCGGCGGAGGACCTGACCGCGTGGGTGAACGAAGTGCTGGCGCAGCACGGATTCCCGCCCGTGACCAGGGCGCTGCGCATGGATTACACCGACGTCACCGTCGGCGTGACCGGTAAGGTGCTCAAGCGGGTGATGCGCGAACGGGCCAAGGAGCTGGTCGCGCGCGCCGAGGGGAAGTGA
- a CDS encoding NAD-dependent epimerase/dehydratase family protein, producing MRVLLAGATGVIGRELLPLLRKAGHHVTALARGSARDVDADAVVAADLLDAPGLAAAVAAARPEVVVHQVTALRPASGDTRWEVFERTAHVRRVGTANLVDAARAAGARRIVAQSIAFATTPSGDPVLGEDAPLFVDAPDATWAMTVQAVAELERLVLAADDLAPIVLRYGSLYGQYTLYDASGAIGQAVHLGRLPLVGDGAGLTSFLHVRDAALAAASAVEHAATGVFNIVDDEPAPAHAWLPGYAELLGAPEPKRVPVDLGERLLGWYGAFQQTRQRGASNAKARAEFGWRPTVPSWQDGVCQALSEVSR from the coding sequence ATGCGGGTGCTGCTGGCCGGTGCGACCGGGGTGATCGGGCGGGAGCTGCTTCCGTTGCTGCGGAAGGCGGGTCACCACGTGACCGCGCTGGCCCGCGGCTCCGCCCGGGACGTGGACGCCGATGCCGTGGTGGCCGCGGACCTGTTGGACGCGCCCGGGCTGGCGGCCGCCGTCGCCGCGGCGCGGCCGGAGGTCGTGGTGCACCAGGTGACGGCGTTGCGACCGGCCAGCGGCGACACCCGTTGGGAGGTCTTCGAGCGGACCGCGCACGTGCGCCGCGTCGGCACGGCCAACCTGGTCGACGCGGCCCGTGCCGCCGGCGCGCGGCGCATCGTGGCGCAGAGCATCGCCTTTGCCACGACGCCTTCCGGTGATCCCGTGCTGGGCGAGGATGCGCCGCTGTTCGTGGACGCTCCGGACGCGACCTGGGCGATGACCGTCCAGGCCGTCGCCGAGCTGGAGCGCTTGGTGCTGGCGGCCGACGACCTCGCGCCGATCGTGTTGCGGTACGGCAGTTTGTACGGCCAGTACACGCTCTACGACGCCTCCGGCGCGATCGGGCAGGCGGTGCACCTCGGACGGCTGCCGCTGGTCGGCGACGGCGCCGGGCTCACGTCGTTCCTGCACGTCCGGGACGCCGCCCTGGCGGCGGCGTCGGCCGTCGAGCATGCGGCAACCGGCGTGTTCAACATCGTGGACGACGAGCCCGCGCCGGCCCATGCCTGGCTGCCCGGTTACGCCGAACTGCTCGGTGCGCCCGAGCCCAAGCGGGTTCCCGTCGACCTGGGGGAGCGGCTGCTCGGCTGGTACGGGGCGTTCCAGCAGACCCGGCAGCGCGGCGCGTCCAACGCCAAGGCCCGGGCCGAGTTCGGCTGGCGGCCGACCGTGCCGAGCTGGCAGGACGGTGTCTGCCAGGCCCTGTCGGAGGTTTCACGGTGA
- the pcaB gene encoding 3-carboxy-cis,cis-muconate cycloisomerase codes for MTGTDAGLLAPTWAGTPVAGETDDEAWLRAMVDVEAALARAQARLGVVPDSAARAISAVSAEQLDVVELAVASRGAANPVVAFVPALMKLVPAEVAEYVHRGSTSQDILDSATMLVVQRVRSLLLADLRRCADALARLAAEHRTTLIAGRTLTQHAVPTTFGLKAAGWLSLVLDSIDRLEALVLPAELAGAAGTLAAYVEYGRLAGVDAGVPLVAPFAEELGLAEPVAPWHTLRTPIVDVGNVVQFVAGALGKIGIDVQVLSRTEIGEVAEPAADGRGASSAMPQKRNPVLATLIVTAARQVPAQVSVLAASMVAEDERPGGAWHAEWQPLRESLRLVGGAAFTAAELLEGLEVFPDRMAANLALSGGGIVSERLNVALAPVLGKAVAKKVLGEASREASATGKSLREVLAGKIEAELPLDDLLDPAHYIGDAPALVDRVLRRYRG; via the coding sequence GTGACCGGTACCGACGCTGGGTTGCTGGCGCCGACCTGGGCCGGCACGCCCGTGGCAGGAGAGACCGACGACGAGGCTTGGCTGCGGGCCATGGTCGACGTCGAGGCCGCCCTGGCCCGGGCCCAGGCCCGGCTCGGGGTCGTGCCCGACAGCGCCGCCAGGGCCATCTCCGCCGTCTCTGCCGAGCAGTTGGACGTTGTCGAACTGGCGGTCGCCTCGCGCGGGGCCGCCAACCCGGTTGTCGCCTTCGTACCGGCGCTCATGAAGCTGGTGCCGGCTGAGGTTGCCGAGTACGTGCATCGGGGCTCCACCAGCCAGGACATCCTCGACAGCGCCACCATGCTTGTCGTGCAACGGGTTCGGTCCCTGCTGTTGGCCGACCTCCGCCGCTGCGCCGACGCGTTGGCCCGGCTCGCCGCCGAGCACCGGACGACGTTGATCGCCGGCCGGACGTTGACCCAGCACGCCGTGCCCACCACCTTCGGCCTGAAGGCGGCCGGCTGGCTGTCGCTCGTGTTGGACTCCATCGACCGGTTGGAAGCCCTGGTGCTGCCGGCCGAGCTCGCCGGCGCCGCCGGAACCCTTGCCGCCTATGTGGAGTACGGCCGCCTGGCCGGCGTCGACGCCGGTGTGCCGTTGGTCGCCCCCTTCGCCGAGGAGCTCGGGCTCGCCGAACCCGTCGCCCCGTGGCACACCCTGCGCACCCCGATCGTCGACGTCGGCAACGTGGTGCAGTTCGTCGCCGGCGCCCTCGGCAAGATCGGCATCGACGTGCAGGTCCTGTCCCGCACGGAGATCGGCGAGGTCGCCGAGCCCGCCGCCGACGGCCGGGGCGCTTCGTCGGCCATGCCCCAGAAGCGCAATCCCGTGCTGGCGACGTTGATCGTCACCGCTGCCCGCCAGGTGCCCGCCCAGGTGTCGGTGCTGGCCGCCAGCATGGTCGCCGAGGACGAGCGCCCCGGCGGCGCTTGGCACGCCGAGTGGCAGCCGCTCCGCGAATCCCTCCGCCTGGTCGGCGGCGCCGCCTTCACCGCCGCTGAGCTGCTCGAGGGCTTGGAGGTGTTCCCCGATCGCATGGCCGCCAACCTGGCCCTGTCCGGTGGCGGCATCGTCAGCGAACGTCTCAACGTCGCCCTGGCTCCGGTGCTGGGCAAGGCCGTCGCGAAGAAGGTGCTCGGCGAGGCGTCCCGGGAGGCGTCGGCCACCGGGAAGTCCCTGCGCGAGGTCCTCGCCGGCAAGATCGAGGCCGAGCTCCCGCTGGACGACCTGCTCGACCCCGCGCACTACATCGGCGACGCCCCCGCCCTGGTGGATCGGGTGCTGCGGCGCTATCGGGGTTGA